The genomic segment TTTCCTTGAGGTGCTTCAGGACCTCGAAGGCATCCACCGCGGGCACAATGGCGAACGGATCGCCGTTGGCGACGGCGGGCGCTTCGATGCCGGGCCAGCGCTTCTTCAGATGTTCGACGATGGCATTGAAGTCCATGGCACTCCGGCGCTCCCCTTGCGCTTACCTTTTGCTTCCCGTCGGTTTTGAACGAATCCCCGAAACCCCTAGCCCGGCGGCTGCTACGCCTTGACCAGTTTCGCGCCGCCCGAATGGCGCGCGAAGGGGTCGTGCGCGTGCGGATCCTCGACGACGATCGGGGTACGCGGCTTGGGCGTCTTGCCCTGCTTGCGCAGCACGCGCTCCTCGTGGATCACCTCGCGCAGCTTGAAGACGCCCTCGATCAGCGCCTCGGGCCGCGGCGGGCAGCCGGGCACGTAGACGTCGACGGGGATGTACTTATCGATGCCCTTCAGCACGCTGTAGCTGTACTTGCAGAAGGGCCCGCCGGCGTTGGCGCAGCTGCCCATGCTGATGACCCACTTGGGCTCGGGCATCTGTTCGTACAGGCGCTTCACGCGGCTGGCCATCTTCAGCGTGATGGTGCCGGCGACGATCATCAGGTCGGCCTGGCGCGGCGTACTGCGCGGGATCATGCCGAATCGGTCGCTGTCGTACTTGCTGGCGCCCCACTGCATCAGCTCGATGCCGCAGCAGGCGGTGGCGAAGAGCAGGTACCAGAGGCTGTGCTCCTTGCCCAGGTTGAGCAACGTGTCGACGTTGGTGAAGATCACGTTCTCTTCGTCGAATCTATTCTGCAGGAT from the Candidatus Binatia bacterium genome contains:
- a CDS encoding NADH-quinone oxidoreductase subunit B translates to MGILQNRFDEENVIFTNVDTLLNLGKEHSLWYLLFATACCGIELMQWGASKYDSDRFGMIPRSTPRQADLMIVAGTITLKMASRVKRLYEQMPEPKWVISMGSCANAGGPFCKYSYSVLKGIDKYIPVDVYVPGCPPRPEALIEGVFKLREVIHEERVLRKQGKTPKPRTPIVVEDPHAHDPFARHSGGAKLVKA